A stretch of Meiothermus sp. QL-1 DNA encodes these proteins:
- a CDS encoding type II toxin-antitoxin system VapC family toxin yields MNLLLDSHIVLWWLSDDKRLSPRARRLIERADEVFVSAATTWELALKVSLGKLRMPEGFLEVVEEQGFVHLPITPVHAMAVRDLPRHHRDPFDCILLAQAMVEGLRLVSADRALAPYGRLVVRV; encoded by the coding sequence TTGAACCTGCTTCTGGATAGCCACATCGTGCTGTGGTGGCTTTCTGATGACAAAAGACTCTCCCCCAGGGCCCGCAGGCTGATTGAGCGGGCCGATGAGGTTTTTGTAAGCGCTGCCACCACCTGGGAGCTGGCGCTAAAGGTTTCCCTGGGTAAGCTACGGATGCCGGAGGGTTTTCTGGAGGTGGTGGAGGAGCAGGGTTTTGTCCACCTACCCATCACCCCGGTCCACGCCATGGCCGTGCGGGATCTGCCCCGGCACCACCGCGACCCCTTTGACTGCATCCTGCTGGCCCAGGCCATGGTGGAGGGATTGAGGCTGGTGAGCGCAGACAGAGCCTTGGCCCCTTATGGCCGCCTAGTGGTTAGGGTCTGA
- a CDS encoding ABC transporter ATP-binding protein — MRHIFRAAPGESTLLLLLLALGGLVPVAVLGLTRLLVDTLVAALGGGSLTPALLWPLAGLALLFALDFLLTPWVAYLQGSVNEKLTARVHLLLMEKVASTPDLTPFEDPRFHDELQVLRDQAPYQPLNLLVFLGNAFRGGLTVAGVLFLLFTLAPFFPLLLLLATLPQAWLTFRLQKGVWEALLFGAPEARRMRYFAEVLLSPDGAKEVRLFGLLPFFRGRYLEAFHTLYQTLRRARTRQALGASLLVLLSALFTALALFLGLRQVLLGTSGLGSLVLLLQSVGSLQQSLYGLVQDGGMLYESLLYFERLEGFLARPTTLAVSESAQAVSGFAEIRFEGVGFCYPDGRRALEGVSFTLRKGERLALVGENGAGKTTLVKLLLRFYDLGEGRILVDGVDLRELDLKAWRRQVAAVFQDFGRYALTLEENIALADPEHPSDPQRLEEAAKAGGAWALVERLGLGALLSRSFGGTELSLGEWQRVALSRAFFRQAELLILDEPTASLDPKEEAHLYGRFAELARGKTVLLITHRLGSVQMADRILVLRQGRLVEEGTHQALLERGGPYAELWRLQAEPYRS; from the coding sequence TTGCGGCACATCTTTCGCGCCGCCCCCGGGGAAAGCACCCTCCTGCTGCTCCTCCTGGCCCTGGGGGGGTTGGTGCCGGTGGCGGTGCTGGGTCTGACCCGCCTGCTGGTGGACACCCTGGTGGCTGCCCTGGGGGGCGGCTCCCTGACTCCAGCCCTTCTCTGGCCACTGGCAGGGCTAGCCCTGCTGTTTGCCCTGGACTTCCTCCTCACACCCTGGGTGGCCTACCTACAGGGCTCGGTGAACGAGAAGCTCACGGCCCGGGTGCACCTGCTCTTGATGGAGAAGGTAGCCAGCACACCGGATCTCACCCCCTTTGAAGACCCCCGCTTCCACGACGAACTCCAGGTGCTGCGCGACCAGGCCCCCTACCAGCCCCTCAACCTGCTGGTCTTTCTGGGCAACGCCTTTCGGGGAGGCCTCACCGTGGCCGGGGTGCTGTTTTTACTCTTCACCCTAGCCCCCTTCTTCCCTCTGCTGCTGCTGCTGGCCACCCTGCCCCAGGCCTGGCTCACCTTCCGGCTCCAGAAGGGGGTATGGGAGGCTCTGCTTTTTGGGGCGCCGGAGGCCCGACGGATGCGCTACTTCGCCGAGGTGCTCCTGAGCCCCGATGGGGCCAAGGAGGTGCGGCTCTTTGGCCTGTTGCCTTTCTTTCGTGGGCGCTACCTCGAGGCCTTCCACACCCTCTACCAGACCCTGCGCCGCGCCCGAACCCGCCAGGCCCTGGGGGCCAGCCTTTTGGTGTTGCTGAGCGCCCTCTTCACCGCCCTGGCGCTTTTCCTGGGGCTGCGCCAGGTTCTTCTGGGAACGAGCGGGCTGGGCAGCCTGGTGCTCCTGTTGCAGTCGGTGGGGAGCCTACAGCAGAGCCTGTATGGCCTGGTTCAGGACGGGGGGATGCTCTACGAGAGCCTCTTGTACTTTGAACGGCTCGAGGGGTTTCTGGCCCGGCCTACCACCCTGGCGGTGTCCGAGAGCGCCCAGGCGGTGTCGGGGTTTGCCGAGATCCGTTTTGAGGGGGTGGGGTTCTGCTACCCCGATGGCCGGCGAGCGCTGGAGGGGGTCTCCTTCACCTTGCGCAAAGGGGAGCGGCTGGCCCTGGTAGGCGAGAACGGGGCGGGCAAGACCACCTTGGTCAAGCTCTTGCTCCGCTTCTACGACCTCGGCGAAGGCCGCATCCTGGTGGACGGGGTGGATCTTCGGGAACTGGATCTAAAGGCCTGGCGCCGGCAGGTGGCCGCCGTCTTCCAAGACTTCGGTCGCTACGCCCTCACCCTGGAGGAGAACATCGCCCTCGCCGACCCCGAACACCCCTCCGACCCCCAGCGCCTGGAGGAGGCCGCCAAGGCCGGTGGGGCCTGGGCGTTGGTGGAGCGGCTGGGCCTTGGGGCCCTCCTTTCCCGCTCCTTTGGGGGCACCGAGCTCTCCTTGGGGGAGTGGCAGCGGGTGGCCCTTTCGCGTGCTTTCTTCCGTCAGGCAGAGCTTCTCATCCTGGACGAGCCCACGGCCTCCCTGGACCCCAAGGAGGAGGCCCACCTCTACGGGCGTTTTGCCGAGCTGGCCCGGGGCAAAACGGTGCTCCTCATTACCCACCGCCTGGGCTCGGTGCAGATGGCCGACCGGATTCTGGTGCTCCGCCAGGGGCGGCTGGTGGAGGAGGGAACCCACCAGGCCCTTCTAGAGCGGGGCGGTCCCTACGCCGAGCTTTGGCGGCTGCAGGCCGAGCCCTACCGCTCCTAG
- the mgsA gene encoding methylglyoxal synthase — MKALALIAHDAKKAEMVAFCQRHRDLLARFPLLATGTTGERIAEATGLPVERVLSGPLGGDQQIGARVAEGRVLAVLFFRDPLTAQPHEPDVQALLRVCDVHGVPLATNRGAAEALIPWLAAQVPG, encoded by the coding sequence ATGAAGGCCCTGGCCCTCATCGCCCACGATGCCAAGAAGGCGGAGATGGTGGCTTTCTGCCAGCGCCACCGGGACCTTTTGGCCCGCTTCCCCCTGCTGGCCACGGGCACCACGGGGGAGCGCATCGCCGAGGCCACGGGGCTTCCTGTGGAGCGGGTGCTCTCGGGGCCTCTGGGGGGCGACCAGCAGATCGGGGCCCGGGTGGCGGAGGGACGGGTGCTGGCCGTCCTCTTCTTCCGCGACCCCCTCACCGCCCAGCCCCATGAGCCCGACGTCCAGGCCCTCCTCCGGGTCTGCGACGTCCACGGGGTGCCCCTGGCCACCAACCGGGGGGCGGCGGAGGCCCTCATCCCCTGGCTGGCGGCCCAGGTTCCCGGATAG
- a CDS encoding type II toxin-antitoxin system Phd/YefM family antitoxin → MPKPKHLGKKLVSIAEAKAQLSRLIARVERGEEIWIGRYGRVVAKLVPPGAPTKPKRVPGVWKGKVWMAPDFDEPNAEMARMMEEGSVEPASG, encoded by the coding sequence ATGCCCAAGCCCAAGCATCTGGGAAAAAAGCTGGTCAGCATCGCCGAGGCCAAGGCCCAGCTCTCCCGGTTGATCGCCCGGGTTGAGCGGGGGGAGGAGATATGGATCGGCCGGTATGGCCGGGTGGTGGCCAAGCTGGTGCCGCCTGGGGCCCCCACCAAGCCCAAGCGGGTGCCTGGGGTTTGGAAAGGGAAGGTCTGGATGGCCCCGGACTTTGATGAACCCAATGCCGAGATGGCCCGGATGATGGAGGAGGGCTCGGTTGAACCTGCTTCTGGATAG